The genomic DNA GCCCTCTGGAGCATATGAGGAGGCTAGGTTCTAAATAGCCTCAAACCTGAACCCCTTTGAGGATCCATGGATAGCGCCTAAGAACAGCCTCTAGGATTATGTGGGGGGAGATCACCCCATCCTCGCAGATAAGGCCGTGTATATAGTCTCTCCTCGTCACGTCGAAGGCCGGGTTCCTTATCATGAGCCCTTCGGGCGGGTTGGCCCAAACCTCTTGGGGGGATCTCTCCTCTATGGCCTCATAATCGCCGTGTATGGTCTGGGGATCGAACTTTAGGAGCTCGGAGGCCACATAGAATGGAACCCGAGCCTCCTGGGCTGCTAGGGCTATGAGGCTGGTCCCCACCTTGTTGATGACATTCCCCTCCGAAGTTATCGCATCAGCTCCCACCAGCACCTTGCTGATCCCCCTCATAAAGGACCTTACAGCCGAGTCCACGATCATCGTAGCCCCTATCCCCGCCTCTGAGAGCTCCCTGGCCGTCCTCCTCCCCTGGTAGAGGGGGCGCGTCTCTGTCAAGACCACCTGGAAGTCTATTCCCCTCTCCTTTGCTCTCTTCAGGATCATCATCACGGTGGAGCTGTGGCAGTGTGTCAGGATCATATCTCCGTTCAATATCCTCCTAGAGCCGACCTCGGCTATCCTCCTCCTCGCATCCTTGAAGGTTTCGAGAAGCTCTTGGGAGGTCTTTCTGATGAGGGGCCTCAACTCCTCGATATTCTTCCATTCAGCCTCCTCAACCCTAGACCTCAGGAACCTTATGGCGTTTC from Candidatus Bathyarchaeota archaeon includes the following:
- a CDS encoding S-methyl-5-thioribose-1-phosphate isomerase codes for the protein MERVIEAAERIRRLEVQGATGVALTALRAIVEQIEISKAQDRASALRELDEASRILFSARETEPFMRNAIRFLRSRVEEAEWKNIEELRPLIRKTSQELLETFKDARRRIAEVGSRRILNGDMILTHCHSSTVMMILKRAKERGIDFQVVLTETRPLYQGRRTARELSEAGIGATMIVDSAVRSFMRGISKVLVGADAITSEGNVINKVGTSLIALAAQEARVPFYVASELLKFDPQTIHGDYEAIEERSPQEVWANPPEGLMIRNPAFDVTRRDYIHGLICEDGVISPHIILEAVLRRYPWILKGVQV